The Flavobacterium commune genome contains a region encoding:
- a CDS encoding M1 family metallopeptidase — protein MKKILLTACIVWNSFSLFAQNTSYWQQKADYKMDVFMDTERFQYKGKQELIYTNNSADTLKKVYYHLYNNAFQPGSEMDSRAQNIKDSDARMVTKTKIDGTEVKQSRIKSLKPNEIGYLNISNFKQDGVAAKTKTTGTILEVFLAKPILPHSTTTFTLNFDGQLPVQIRRSGRNNSEGVALSMAQWYPKIAEFDFEGWHPDPYIAREFHGVWGNFDVKITIDKNYVLGATGYLQNPNEIGHGYQETGVEVKHPKKTKNLSWHFVAPMVHDFTWAADKEYLHDVVKGPNDVDLHFLYKNNPKIIENWKNVQPLMVKVMDLYNKHIGNYPYKQYSFIQGGDGGMEYAMCTLILGNGTLEGIFGTATHELGHSWFQHVLASNESKHAWMDEGFTTYVQNLVTNEMAAKKVQNPFKQNYVLYTDLVNSGKEQPQTTHSDRYDENRPYSISSYIKGSIFLSQLGYLIGQDKLAETIKRFYQDFKFKHPIPNDIKRTAERVSGAELDWYLTDWTQTTNTIDYGITAVTENDKNTVVNLERIGRMPMPIDLQVEYVDGTVESFYIPLRMMYFEKENPNPDVKRTVLSDWAWANPKYEFNIGKPKSTIKKITIDPSGLMADVKMTNNVFEMK, from the coding sequence TATTGTATGGAATAGCTTTTCTCTTTTTGCCCAAAACACCAGCTATTGGCAACAAAAAGCAGATTATAAAATGGACGTATTTATGGATACCGAACGTTTTCAATACAAAGGAAAACAAGAATTAATTTATACCAATAATTCGGCTGACACCTTAAAGAAAGTATATTATCATTTGTACAACAATGCTTTTCAACCGGGAAGCGAAATGGATTCCAGAGCCCAAAACATCAAAGATTCCGATGCCCGAATGGTTACAAAAACCAAGATTGATGGTACAGAAGTAAAACAAAGTCGGATTAAAAGTTTAAAACCCAATGAAATTGGCTATTTAAACATTAGTAATTTCAAACAGGATGGTGTTGCTGCGAAAACAAAAACAACAGGAACAATTTTAGAAGTTTTTTTGGCAAAGCCAATTCTGCCTCATTCTACAACTACTTTCACATTGAATTTTGACGGACAGCTTCCGGTTCAAATTCGCCGTTCAGGCAGAAATAACTCAGAAGGAGTAGCACTTTCCATGGCGCAATGGTATCCTAAAATAGCCGAATTTGATTTCGAAGGCTGGCATCCCGATCCCTACATTGCCAGAGAGTTTCATGGAGTTTGGGGCAACTTTGATGTAAAAATAACTATCGACAAAAACTATGTTTTAGGAGCTACAGGCTATTTGCAAAATCCAAACGAAATAGGTCATGGTTATCAGGAAACCGGAGTAGAAGTAAAACATCCAAAGAAAACTAAAAATCTAAGCTGGCATTTTGTAGCTCCCATGGTGCATGATTTCACCTGGGCTGCCGATAAAGAATACCTGCATGATGTGGTAAAAGGACCAAATGATGTCGATTTGCATTTTTTATATAAAAACAACCCTAAAATAATCGAAAACTGGAAGAATGTCCAGCCTTTGATGGTTAAGGTAATGGATTTGTACAATAAACACATTGGCAATTATCCATACAAACAATACTCTTTTATTCAGGGTGGCGATGGCGGAATGGAATATGCTATGTGTACTTTGATTTTAGGAAACGGAACGCTGGAAGGGATTTTTGGAACTGCCACTCATGAACTGGGACACTCCTGGTTTCAGCATGTTTTAGCTTCTAATGAATCAAAACACGCCTGGATGGACGAGGGTTTTACCACTTATGTGCAGAATTTGGTAACTAATGAAATGGCAGCAAAAAAAGTACAAAATCCTTTTAAACAAAATTATGTTCTTTATACTGATTTAGTAAACTCTGGCAAGGAACAGCCACAAACCACACATAGTGACCGATATGATGAGAACAGACCTTACAGTATTTCGTCTTATATCAAAGGAAGTATTTTCCTGTCGCAGTTGGGATATTTAATTGGTCAGGATAAATTAGCCGAAACCATTAAAAGATTTTATCAGGATTTTAAATTCAAACATCCTATACCTAATGATATTAAACGCACTGCCGAAAGAGTTTCGGGAGCAGAACTCGACTGGTATTTAACCGACTGGACGCAAACCACTAATACCATCGATTACGGAATTACAGCCGTTACAGAAAACGACAAAAATACGGTTGTCAATTTAGAACGAATAGGCAGAATGCCAATGCCTATCGACTTGCAGGTAGAATATGTAGATGGAACAGTGGAAAGTTTTTACATTCCGTTGCGTATGATGTATTTTGAAAAAGAAAATCCTAATCCCGATGTAAAAAGAACGGTATTGAGTGATTGGGCCTGGGCAAATCCGAAATATGAATTCAATATTGGAAAACCTAAAAGCACTATCAAAAAAATCACCATTGACCCAAGCGGTTTAATGGCTGATGTGAAAATGACTAATAATGTTTTTGAGATGAAATAA
- a CDS encoding MFS transporter — protein MLRLNFIGSFRAQGKIKKSFRNAKLSYLNRVRIAVSSFYFGMGLCFATWASRIPDIRVALQLSDADLGSILFALPVGQLTMMAFSGKLVTRFGSHRLVVLSLSMYAFCLTNLGLATTAWQLALGLYVFGIFGNMNNIAVNTQGVYTEQLFKRTIMASFHGVWSFAGFTGALVGLGMLALNLTPYHHFIVVGIITALLIIFNYKFLVKAKEKRKAPEKKKLFSKPDSALIWLGIIGFGSMASEGIMFDWSGLYFKDIVQAPGPLIILGYTSFMIMMATGRFLGDGMINKFGRKTVLQTGGILISTGLFTAVFLPFLIPSTIGFMLVGLGVSTIVPTLYSIAGKHPTIPPGEALTAVSSVSFLGFLMGPPVIGYIAELFGLRFSFAFIGVFGILIALLVPRIKVIQ, from the coding sequence TTGTTACGATTAAATTTTATAGGAAGCTTTAGAGCACAAGGAAAGATTAAGAAGAGTTTTAGAAATGCTAAACTTTCTTATTTAAACAGAGTGCGTATTGCTGTTTCGTCTTTTTATTTCGGAATGGGATTGTGTTTTGCAACCTGGGCGAGTAGAATTCCGGATATCAGAGTCGCACTGCAACTTAGTGATGCCGATTTGGGGTCTATTCTTTTTGCCTTGCCTGTGGGGCAGTTGACTATGATGGCATTTTCAGGAAAATTAGTTACTCGTTTTGGTAGTCATCGCCTGGTGGTATTGTCTTTGAGTATGTATGCTTTTTGTTTGACTAATTTAGGTTTGGCAACTACTGCCTGGCAATTGGCTTTAGGACTGTATGTGTTTGGGATATTTGGGAACATGAACAATATTGCCGTAAATACTCAGGGCGTTTATACCGAACAACTTTTTAAGCGAACTATTATGGCTTCTTTTCACGGTGTGTGGAGTTTTGCCGGTTTTACAGGAGCATTGGTTGGACTGGGAATGTTGGCTTTGAATTTAACTCCTTACCATCATTTTATTGTTGTGGGAATCATCACGGCATTACTTATTATTTTCAATTATAAATTTTTGGTCAAAGCCAAAGAAAAACGAAAAGCCCCGGAGAAGAAAAAACTATTTTCAAAACCTGATTCGGCTTTAATTTGGCTGGGAATAATTGGTTTTGGATCCATGGCCAGTGAAGGCATTATGTTCGATTGGAGCGGATTGTATTTTAAAGATATTGTTCAGGCACCTGGGCCATTAATTATTCTGGGTTATACTTCTTTTATGATTATGATGGCTACCGGACGTTTTCTGGGTGATGGAATGATTAATAAATTTGGTAGAAAAACAGTATTACAAACAGGAGGAATTTTAATCTCTACAGGACTTTTTACAGCGGTGTTTTTGCCGTTTTTAATTCCTTCAACCATCGGTTTTATGCTGGTAGGATTAGGCGTATCGACTATTGTGCCTACATTGTATAGCATCGCGGGCAAACACCCAACCATTCCTCCCGGCGAAGCGCTAACGGCTGTATCCAGTGTGAGTTTCCTTGGTTTTTTAATGGGACCGCCCGTCATTGGTTACATCGCCGAATTATTTGGACTCCGATTCTCATTTGCTTTTATCGGAGTATTTGGAATTCTAATTGCTTTATTAGTGCCAAGAATTAAAGTGATTCAGTAG